A genome region from Proteus vulgaris includes the following:
- a CDS encoding acyl-CoA dehydrogenase family protein — MDFQLTEEQVLIRDMVREFVENEIKPIAGAIDKEHRFPSESVAPMAELGLFGFNIDEAYGGTEADAISYVLATEEMAKVSASHAMIMGSQCSLTGPIIQKYADEATKARILPGVVSGEKLGCFCLSEPSAGCDAAAQETTAVRQGDNYVINGSKLWITAAPQGAFFIVFAMTDKSKGVKGITAFLVERDNPGISIGLPEDKMGMNGSETCSVSFSDCVVPASAMLGEEGKGFNIAMETLDGGRLSCSALALGIAQSALDATITYTKERIQFGKPIAANQGIQWVLVDMATRVDCARMLVYRAAAAKMTGLPYTRESAQAKLYAAEAATYVTQKAVQLHGGMGYTKSYPVERLMREAKLTEIFEGTSEVQRMVIAKHILA; from the coding sequence ATGGATTTTCAGCTAACAGAAGAACAAGTCCTGATCCGCGATATGGTCAGAGAGTTCGTTGAAAACGAAATTAAACCCATTGCGGGGGCAATTGATAAAGAGCACCGTTTTCCAAGTGAAAGTGTCGCACCGATGGCTGAATTAGGACTCTTTGGTTTTAATATTGACGAAGCTTATGGCGGAACAGAAGCCGATGCAATTAGCTATGTATTAGCCACTGAAGAGATGGCAAAAGTGAGTGCCTCTCACGCCATGATCATGGGATCGCAATGTTCTTTAACAGGACCCATTATTCAAAAATATGCTGATGAAGCGACTAAAGCACGTATTTTGCCGGGTGTGGTTTCTGGCGAAAAATTAGGGTGCTTTTGTCTGTCAGAGCCTAGCGCGGGTTGTGATGCCGCGGCTCAAGAGACAACAGCCGTTCGCCAAGGTGATAACTATGTGATCAATGGTTCTAAACTGTGGATCACTGCTGCGCCTCAAGGTGCTTTCTTTATCGTGTTTGCGATGACAGATAAAAGCAAAGGTGTAAAAGGGATCACCGCATTCTTAGTGGAGCGTGATAACCCAGGTATCAGCATTGGTTTACCTGAAGACAAAATGGGGATGAACGGCTCTGAAACCTGCTCTGTGAGTTTCAGTGATTGTGTGGTTCCTGCCAGTGCGATGCTAGGTGAAGAAGGTAAAGGTTTTAATATTGCAATGGAAACCTTAGATGGTGGCCGTTTAAGTTGTTCAGCACTGGCACTAGGGATCGCGCAAAGTGCCTTAGATGCCACGATCACTTACACCAAAGAGCGTATTCAATTTGGTAAACCCATTGCTGCTAATCAAGGTATTCAATGGGTATTAGTGGATATGGCAACCCGTGTTGATTGCGCCCGTATGCTGGTTTATCGGGCTGCTGCTGCCAAAATGACTGGTCTTCCTTACACTCGCGAATCTGCTCAAGCCAAACTTTATGCCGCAGAAGCTGCCACTTATGTGACTCAAAAAGCCGTTCAATTACATGGCGGTATGGGTTACACCAAATCCTACCCTGTTGAACGTTTGATGCGTGAAGCAAAACTGACTGAAATTTTTGAAGGCACAAGTGAAGTGCAACGCATGGTTATCGCTAAGCATATTTTAGCGTAA